One segment of Deltaproteobacteria bacterium HGW-Deltaproteobacteria-6 DNA contains the following:
- a CDS encoding cytidylate kinase-like family protein, producing MNHSLPFIITISRQLGCGGAYVGHQLAKNLNIFYADREIIGQAARQLSVLEEDVKTREEKTLSFWQSFLRSYAVAPDTYVQPRTLAPSDYELFKTESEIIRRIAQERSAVIIGRCGSYVLSDHPNHVSLFLHGEIEFRKHRVGKLYDVSEEAAGKMIARNDEERARYNQKFTGREWTDARQYDMTLDISKTGVDGAVAFILQYVELI from the coding sequence ATGAATCATTCTTTACCATTTATAATAACCATCAGTCGCCAACTGGGTTGCGGAGGGGCATACGTGGGGCATCAACTGGCAAAGAACCTGAATATTTTTTACGCGGACCGTGAAATCATTGGTCAGGCGGCCAGGCAGCTGTCGGTGCTGGAAGAGGACGTGAAAACACGTGAAGAAAAAACCCTCTCCTTCTGGCAGTCCTTCCTGCGGTCGTATGCAGTGGCCCCGGACACGTATGTGCAGCCGCGCACCCTGGCCCCGTCAGACTACGAGTTGTTTAAGACCGAAAGTGAAATCATCAGGCGCATTGCCCAGGAACGTTCAGCGGTCATTATCGGGCGGTGCGGCTCTTATGTTCTTAGCGACCATCCAAATCATGTCAGCCTGTTTCTGCATGGTGAAATTGAGTTCCGCAAACATCGCGTTGGGAAACTTTATGATGTGTCAGAAGAAGCTGCCGGTAAAATGATTGCCCGTAATGATGAAGAAAGGGCCCGTTACAACCAGAAATTTACAGGCAGGGAATGGACAGATGCACGGCAGTATGACATGACGCTTGACATCAGCAAAACAGGCGTTGACGGGGCCGTGGCGTTCATTTTGCAATACGTGGAATTGATTTGA